The genomic segment atttttaagcaaaaaattGGATAAATTTATCAACCTATATctatttcaattttcagtttcacacacagagatacacttataataaaaatagaaggcaGGAAATCCAGCTAAGACTCTTccttgagagaaaacaaaacagataacgTGTTCTTGGTAAAGCCCTGCTAGATCAGGAGGAAACTCAATcatcttagcttttttttttttttttttttttttttgcgctcTGGAAAAGCATATCCACGCAAACCCAGCCACTGCGGCTAGCTGAGAGCTCACCGGTCTTATCAAGGGTTAGATCTAGCGAAAAGTACAAAGAAAGGAGTTTCCTAACACAACTGGGATTTCTCGAGGCAGCAAGACACCGAAATTAAATCTTCTGCTGCTTGGGTTTGTGGACCTTTTAAGAGAAAACTGGCAGGCACTTTAGATAAAGATTAGCTATTTAGAAGCTTCGGGAGGGAGACGTGTGGGTGTTCTTCGTGGCCTTTCCTGTATCTGTTTTTGGGAGACTGTAAAAGGTGTCAGCAACATGTCAGAAATTATTGAAAAAGGTTAACCACGAGTTGGAGTCAAGGTTCTTCTCTCTCCAGGTTGTTTCCCGAGAGAAATGATCAGATAAACCACCCCGGTGAAGTGAAACAGGTATGTCACTGCCTTTCAGTATTAGATCCCTGCCTAAGTATTCCCTTAgactaacacatttttttttttttaatctctagagACGTGGAGAGCTGTCCTTTTAATTGCCGAAACACAGCCAGCAATTGCACACGTTTGCTGAAAAACAAAGGACAGGAGACCAGCGTACGGAGGAACGGGACAGGATATACATAACCGCTTTACAAACTTTCCACTACCGCAAGAGATTTCAATCTTTGGCTTTGGGTTAGTGCGCTTCTAAATTCTAGGGCTGAACCGCAAAAGCAGACCTCAGGGACTGTTTAGGATAGAGTGGTCCGCGGAGCCCACCTGGTTTTACCTGCGTGTTCCCAACCTGATTCTCCGCTAAGGCAAGAAGCGCTCTTTTCCTCCCACCCGACCCTTTTTGGAAAGGTGGTGGTAACGGGACAGTGGGGGTAGCAGTAGAGAACCATTCCTGCGGGTTTATTCATCCCAATCCCGCTTCTTCTTCCCCTAGGCAGCTCCCGGCGCGCCAGGCGCGGCTAGTTCGGGAACTCCCCCTCCCCGGCAGCCAAGCCCGGCCAGGCCGGGAGCTGAGCGCTAAAGCGCGAGACCAAACCGAGCCAAAAGGCCTGTCCTAAGTCGCCCCTTTTCCAAGAACCCTAGAAGGACCTCGTCATCAGGAAGACCTACCCACCAGCCACTCGCCACCGGCGGCAGAAAAGTGCCCCGCGCGCAGCACAGCCAGCCGGATTGCGGGGACCCCAGGAGCGCAGGGCGGAGGAGCAGCGCGACGGGAGGCGAGGGCGCAGACGGCACGGCCGGCCAGGAgcaagggagggggcaggaggaggagaaggggaagaagaggaaggccAAAAGCCAGAGCGGCCGGGCAGCCCGAGCTCCGGGGGAGAGCGGCCTCAGCCCGGAGCAAGTTGCCTCGGGAGCCCTAATCCTCTCCCGCGGGCTCGCCGAGCGGTCAGTGGCGCACGGCGGCGGCGAGGCTGAAATATGATAATCAGAACAGCTGCGCCGCGCGCCCCGCAGCCAATGGGCGCGGCGCTCGCCTGACGTCCCCGCGCGCTGCGTCAGACCAATGGCGATGGAGCTGAGTTGGAGCTGAGAAGTTTGAGTAAGAGATAAGGAAGAGAGGTGCCCGAGCCGCGCCGAGTCCGCCGCCGCCGCAGCGCCTCCGCTCCGCCAGCTCCGCCGGCTTAACTTGGACTCCCAGATCCGCGAGGGCGCGGCGCAGCCGGGCAGCGGCTCCCTCAGCCTTGGCAACCCCAGGGGCCACTATTCCCCACTTAGCCACAGCTCCAGCATCCTCTCTGTGGGCTGTTCACCAACTGTACAACCACCATTTCACTGTGGACATTACTCCCTCTTACAGATATGGGAGACATGGGAGATCCACCAAAAAGTAAGAGGCTCTTTTACCTTGTGGGGCTCGGTGTGCTGTTCTTGTGCGGGGGTCTCTCTCAGGCACGGGTGCCAAGGGCTCTTTAGAGTTGGAGTCCTTgcctggagagagaggaaaggtggCTTTTTCTTGGGGCCGCCACGCCTGCATGCTTGCTGTCGGTTCTGATCTTCGGGAAACTGGTCGTACCTGGTGTTTTGAGTTCGCCTGTGTGCCCTCCAAAACCGTAGCCCTCTGGGGCTAAGACGGGATTTCCTCCTCGGGAATCTGGAGCTCTCCGAGAGGGTTATTCTGTTGCAAAGGTCCGCCTGTACATACAATGCCCGGAGATGTGAATTAGCATTAGACTTGCAAAAGAGCGCGAGTGACAACTGTATTGATGTCTGCTCTTACTAACAATATCCAGTCCTCTGTGCTATTTAAGAGCCTGCTTCATGGAAAATATAAGCGTTTGCTTAACGCTTCTAGTCAAAACCTTTTCTTTGACTTGACTTATCCCTAATCTTCCCCCAATGATTACGGCaaagagggaggtgggaggaaaaagaaatacaaaatgaacgGGTTTGATTGCGTGCTAGGCTCACAAATGCAGACTATTCAAAAATGCGTTTTACATATATTccacctcctttttaaaatgagtcAAGGTTTTGATGGCACACTTCAATTACCATCCCAAAGTgcaatactcttaaaaaaaaaaaaagaagaagaagaaaaagaaagaaagaaagaaaaagaaagggggggaaaaacTCCCAGAGTACGCCCTATAAGAGAACGACACTAAAAGTGTGTTTATCTCTGTAGGAAGTAAACGGTTAGtcaatcatgtatttattttcatttcagaaaaacgTCTGATTTCCCTATGTGTTGGTTGCGGCAATCAAATTCACGATCAGTATATTCTGAGGGTTTCTCCGGATTTGGAATGGCATGCGGCATGTTTGAAATGTGCGGAGTGTAATCAGTATTTGGACGAGAGCTGTACGTGCTTTGTTAGAGATGGGAAAACCTACTGTAAAAGAGATTATATCAGGTACGCCATTTACATTGCTTCCTTAATTTTGTGAgatttccctgtctctctctacTCTTTTCTTAATATTAGATGGGGCTTTGTCTTTTTGCGAAGTATGCCTTAGTGGGGGTCTAGTGTGCAAAAGTTACCCTTTAAGTATGTTACATAAATTATTCTGTTTATCTCACTTTTTAGGGGGCATCCCCTCACAACCTCAGTAGTGGTTTTCGTAAATTGTGTGGTGTTGAAGCTTGTTTAATTGCTCTTGAAATTTGTGatgctgaaattattttcttatttcatccttcctcttccaaaacaagcagaaatgaaaagatggatAACGTGGGCtttctatactttcttttttaaaggttgatTTTATTGTATCGTACAGTGtttttctctattcattttttttatagttCAGTGTTTTATTAGTAATTTTACAAATTTTGTGGAGATGTCAGTGCAGTAGGCAAAATAAAAGTTTGACCTAAGGATGTTTAGAAGTGCACTTTGAAAGTGCAAATAGAAATATTGCCCCATGTATTTTTAGGGGAAGAGTCCTTTCTTGGAAAATTTCAAAACCAACCCAATATTCCCTGCAAAAAGACTggaaatttaatctttttaaatattaaccctTTGGTGACATCTgactatcttttctttcttatcttatCTGAGCTGATGAATTAGACAGAGCAGATCAAATTGCCCATCATCTGTCTACGAACAATTGGTATATTTAGATAATTGAACAgcttcctttctcacattaaaaTCTGGTAACTGATAAAATGAGCGAATTGCCCATACTGACAAGGCTAAAACCACATAGGGGactttctgaggttttttttttttttttttttttttttctttcagcttatTTTGTGTCTAAACTTCATGCTTCACAAATCTCAAGTTTTCTCTGAcctgtgtatatacatgtgtcagaaatttcattttttctgccttAGGAAGCCAGTAGAATtcctaaagaaaattttattgttttaataacaAACAGAAGAGATAACACCTTCACTATTATATTAAATAGTgtcaaaatattatgtatttttaacatttctttagtgGCTATTAACAAGTAATTAGCTTTTGTAAGTCATACGTTTTCTGGAGCTGCGAAGTGTAGTCAAGAGTTAAGAATGTGGTCACAATTTTTACCTATTCAGTCCGGCACTTTTTCTTACGGTGAAATCATGAAATAGAGAGTATAATCTTGATAGGTAAAACTGAACAGTGTGTGTAAGGGTTTATTAATACtccgtggggtgggggtgggaaggagaggagagtggGAGGAAAGAGGGCATGTGGGGAactggaggaagggggagggattTTCCAAATTGTTTGGTCACAGGCAAGGTAAAGTCCTCCTATGAAATGGAAGATCTCACAAAAAGTAGGCGGAGGGAGGAAAAACTTTTGAATCTACCTTCTAACCTCCGACAAATGAGCCGTTTTCATTGTTTACTTGGTGAGTGTGTGGACTCCGTATTCTGGAGAAGGACAGCTCACTTTGCACCTCTAGGACTATCTTTACTCCTGCGGAGATAGCGTTTTCCTCAATTGCATACGGACCTTCATGTAGCCAATTTCATGTACACATTTGTAGAAGGAGCCAATCGCTTTCACCTtttacccttctctctctctctctctctctctcagttttgtgctcatgtgtgtgtgtacgtgtgtgtgtttgtgtgtcccCCTTTGAACTCCTATAGTTGTAAAAGCAGAACAGAGACTGTATTTAGGTCTAAACGCCCTGCTTTCCTTGGGGGAGTGAGGTGCCCTCCTCCCATTTTTGTGTGGATCTTTTCCTCTGGTCCATTCTCTGTTTGTAGGAAAGCTCCCACTTCTGTTATTACTGATACATGGAGAGGGGGTCAGGGCAGTGCCACCTAGGTGGAACCTACAAGGATTGTCCCTTGGTAAGGAAAGGTCAGGAGTGAGGAGGTCCTTAGAAGTGGGTCTTTTCATTCTTCTGGCTGGTCATGGTTCTCAAGCACACTGAAATAGAGGTAGATGCTTGAACAGcttgaaaaaaattgagggagcaggggcagatTTTAAAGATGATAAAGGAAGAATGGAGAGGAAACTTTCTGTTAACACTGTTGCCCCAGAAAAAATCTGTAGTTGGGGGAAAGCTGCAACATGCTTATTGTGCAGAAGGGGATCTGGAAACCCTCGgaggttttattttgttactcTGCTTGCGCAtctgtgtatatttataaatgagtGAAGGGACAGTCTTCTCCCCtcacctttctttctcttggaaggacttttttggagcagttttagaGACATTTCTTGCATCAGAAATTGGGGGATAAGAAGGCAAAAGTGTAGGGCCAATGACTACCAGAGTCCCCCCCTCACTCCTTTCTGCCAAGATCTGCAAGGGTAACCCCGGGATTGGGCTAGAACAGAGGTCCAGGTTTCCAGCACATCAAAGATTTTTACTTTGGGGGTGTTCTGAAGTAAGAGCTACAGTCGGTGACACAGAGgttcatagggaaaaaaaaccccaaaaacaaaaaacaaaaacgggaGAGggtaaaagaaagggaggagaagagagagaaacttaatgATTCCTTTCCTCCCATTCCCAGCCGGTCGGCTAACGCTGACTTCAATGTCCCAGGGCAGCGTGGCCCTGGGTACTCAGCAATCTTGGGCCGGGGCAGCGCCGGCTTGAAGTGACCCCCTCTGACCCGACCCCCTCTCTGTGTTTTCCCCCCCGTTCCTGCCCGGGCGGCGCGCAGGTTGTACGGAATCAAATGCGCCAAGTGCAGCATCGGCTTCAGCAAGAACGACTTCGTGATGCGCGCCCGCTCCAAGGTGTACCACATCGAGTGTTTCCGCTGCGTGGCCTGCAGCCGCCAGCTCATCCCCGGGGATGAGTTCGCGCTTCGGGAGGACGGGCTCTTCTGCCGCGCGGACCACGACGTGGTGGAGAGGGCCAGCCTGGGGGCCGGAGACCCACTCAGCCCTCTGCACCCGGCGCGGCCGCTGCAAATGGCAGGTACTCCTTGCCTGGAGGGAGGCCAGTCTGGGGGAGGCTGGTGCTGGGCTAGGCCAGGGCGCACCCAGTGTGCGTGTCACCTCGGCCACTTCGGTAGCCAAAGGGCAGTCGCTGGGGCCTCGGCCAGCAGTTAAAAGAAGTGTTCTGGGAGCAGTTTACGCCATACTTTGCTCTTTTGTGCACGATTCCGTGCACTCCCTGTCTCCCCAGATCTCCTTCCCCGGCACATCTGCTCACCTGCATGTATAAATATGGGTACACATGAACGTACATCACTTGTGCATACACGTTTACACACATCCAAACACAACTTCCAGCTCACCTTGGCCTCCAAACTGGGACTTACTGAAAATGGGCTTCAGCTCCCGGCCAGGTATTCTTCCTGCCGCTGCCTAATTAAAGGGGTGGAGCTCTGGGCCCCCAGAGCTTCCTCCTTTAACCCGGTGAAGGAAGCTTAGGTGGTCCTAAGTCATTTAGCCTTTGAAATCCTCTTTCCTTGCAACTGCCCCGCactctaaaacatttttaaagtttatttttatccttttgtgaAAGAATGGATGTGAGCAGATACAGTCTTAATAACTGCCGGCCATTGCACAGAGCTGTAATTTAAAACTGTCAACAAGCTAATCTGCAGTAATTGCCTTTTAAAGGGAGCCTGCCTCTTTAAACCGTTCGTTCTATGTGATTTGGTGAGAATTTCATCTTCAGGCCTGTCGCTGTAACACTAAATGGACCTAGTGGGTTTTGACCTGACCCTAGGGGTCCTGGAAGGTGCAGGATTTGTACCATACGTTTCAGAGAGCCCTTTCCCCAAGAAGGAGAGTAGAAACAGGACAAGGCTGGCCAGGAAGAGGAGCTGCATGAGAAGGCAGACAATGTCTTCAAACCTTACTTCCCCTCAGGACTAGATCTACTCCTCAGGAATAGAGCTACCTGGTGCATTTTTGAAGTATTAATTTTTACTAAACACTGGTGGTGAGGAAACAGATCTGTCCACTCTACTTTTTCAGAGGCTGTAAGACTTCTGTTCTGGAGGATATATGGCTAGCTTGCACAGGGGCAAAGCCAAAGTGGCAATTTCTGTTCTGTGCAACCTGTGCTCTGCTTGTGGGGAAACACAGAAGAGGTGGAAATATTGGGAGGAAGTCAGGAAACAGAACACTTCCCAGCTATTATTTATCTAGAGATTAGGCAGCTCAAcagttttcagttgttttttttgttttttgttttttttttttttttttttttttttttttttttttttgcatggggTCAGCCCATCTCAGGAACAGCCAGGTAGATTTAGTAGTAAGAAAAATCAAGGACTGGGATTATGGCCAAATACTGAATTTCTTTAGCCCCTTGACACGATTGCCCTCTCTGGACTGAAGTTCAAGGCTTTCTGGCATAATTCTCTCTGACCTTTGCATTAAAGACCTCCTGGCTGGTATAGTGTCTCTGGCTGACATTGGGGTGTTCTCCATTTCCCCTTGTACTATCTGTGCCTGTTGTCCAAGAGTCTGGAGGTGGTGGGTACTCGTGTAACCTAGGCACAGTCTGGGTATGAGGACAGGCAAGGATGGAGGAGAAACGATGCTGAATGATGCTGCCCCTGAGACCTGAGAGCTGAGCCCCTTTGCTAAGGCTTTGTTGATAAGAGCAGGGTTGGAGGCAGTGTTCTGGGCCTGAATTACTCAGCATTGGCCTCTCAGATTAGAGAGCCACGTATTATTCTCCCGTTTGCTTCCCTGGTCCCTACCTCTGCCATGAGACTGCAAAACACTGGCCATTGACCGGGAGCAGCACGGGAAGGCGAGAGATGCCCAGCCCCACACTCACCGCACCCCTTGCCTTGCAGCTGAGCCCATCTCCGCCCGGCAGCCAGCCCTGCGGCCCCACGTCCACAAACAGCCGGAGAAGACCACCCGCGTTCGGACTGTGCT from the Mustela nigripes isolate SB6536 chromosome 12, MUSNIG.SB6536, whole genome shotgun sequence genome contains:
- the ISL1 gene encoding insulin gene enhancer protein ISL-1, with the translated sequence MLAVGSDLRETGRTWCFEFACVPSKTVALWEKRLISLCVGCGNQIHDQYILRVSPDLEWHAACLKCAECNQYLDESCTCFVRDGKTYCKRDYIRLYGIKCAKCSIGFSKNDFVMRARSKVYHIECFRCVACSRQLIPGDEFALREDGLFCRADHDVVERASLGAGDPLSPLHPARPLQMAAEPISARQPALRPHVHKQPEKTTRVRTVLNEKQLHTLRTCYAANPRPDALMKEQLVEMTGLSPRVIRVWFQNKRCKDKKRSIMMKQLQQQQPNDKTNIQGMTGTPMVAASPERHDGGLQANPVEVQSYQPPWKVLSDFALQSDIDQPAFQQLVNFSEGGPGSNSTGSEVASMSSQLPDTPNSMVASPIEA